The sequence GGATCAAGTGATTCTCCAATATCTCGCCGATCGGAAGCCGGAGGCGGGCCTCGCTCCGCCGTTTGGCACCATGGAGCGCTACCGGCTGATGGAGTGGCTCGGCTTCATCGCCAGTGAGGTGCACAAGGGTTTCGGCCCGCTGTGGAACCCGAGCACGCCGGACGCCACCCGGGAGAATGCCCTCGCCTTGCTCGGGCGGCGTTTCGACTATCTGGCGGGCCGGCTGGAGGCCGGGGGGCCCTGGCTGCTGGGGGACCGCTACACCGTGGCCGATGCCTATCTCTACACGGTGCTCCGCTGGTGCGACCTGCACAAGGTGGATCTGGGCCGCTGGCCCGGGTTGACCGAGTACCGCGCCCGCGTCGCCGGCCGTCCGGCGGTCCGGGAAGCCGTGCAGGCCGAAGGTCTGCCGGGATGATGCGGTCTTGCCTAGCGTGTTGGTGACCTTCGAAAGCAAAGTCGGGCGCGTCACCCTGTTCGGGGACGTGGCGGTGCAGTTGATTCGGATGATGGGCCGTTCAGGCACGGTCCCGAGCGCGCTGCTTGCGGCTGACATCCCTGAGGCGCTGGCCCAGCTGCGGCGTGCCCTCGAGGCGGCGGACACCGAGGCGCCGCAGGACGAAGAGGACGACGAGGATGCGCGGGTCACCCTGCGCACCCGGGCTTTCCCGCTGTTGCGCCTGCTGGAGGATTCGGCCAAGCACCGCTGCGACGTCCTGTGGGACCAGGCGGGGTCTGGCCCGCTCAGGTTCTGACCGCACCGCCCGAACGCCGCCCTCTTTCCTCCCGCGGACGCGCCCTCAGCCGGCCGTGCCGGATCGAGCGGAACGGCTGCCGGCAGGTGTTTACCAAACTCAGGCCGACTATTGATGGCGGTGCGTTACGCCGTGAGTGGGCGGACCTACGGCCCCGGAGACGCCGCCACCTCGAAGTACTGCACGCTGTACAGCAGGTCCCGGTCGGTCCAACAGGCCGCCGCCCGATACCCGGCCAGCGCGGCTAGGGACTGGAACTCCTCCACCGTGTATTTGTAGGAATTTTCCGTGTGGATGGGTTCGCCATCGGCAAAGCTCAGGCGTTGGCCATCGAGGCGGACGGTCTGCGCGCCGTGGCTGATCAGGTGCATTTCGATGCGTCCCTTGCGGGCATGGTAGAAGGCGTAATGATGGAAACGCTCGGTCCGGAAATCCGCGCCCAGCTCGGCATTGATGCGGTGTAGCAGGTTCCGGTTGAACTCCCGGGTCAGGCCCTGGGCGTCGTTGTAGGCGCGGTGCAGGGTGTCCGGTGCTTTCTTGAGGTCGACTCCGATCACAAGGCCCCCGGTGGGGCCCGCCAGCCGGGCGGTCTGCCTGAGGAAGGCGACGGCTTCGGCGGGCTCGAAGTTGCCGATGGTGGAGCCGGGAAAGAACACGATCCGCCGGCTGTGCTCGGGCCAGCGGGACAGGTCCAGGGCGTCGAAGCCGCGGCTGTAATCCATGCACACGGCATGGACCCGCAGCCAGGGGTAGTCGGTCGCGAGGCTGCGGGCGGCGCTCAACAGATGTTGGCGGGAGATGTCCAGGGGCAGATAGACCTCGGGGCGCAATGCTTCGAGGAGCAGCCGCACCTTGCCGAGATTGCCCCCGCCCGGCTCGATGAGCACGCAGGAGGGCCCCGCCGCCCGGGCGATCTCGTCGGCATGTTCGCGGAGGATGGCGACCTCGGTGCGGGTGGGGTAGTACTCCGGGGTTTGGCAAATGGCCTCGAACAGGGCGCTACCGCGGGCATCGTAAAAGAACTTGGCGGGCAGGCGTTTGTGCCGGCGGGTCAGACCGCGGAGCACTTCGGTGCGAAAATCCTGGGGGGCCGGTTCGCGGTCGCTGAAGCTCAGGCGGGCGTTCATGCCAGGTCCTCCGCTAGGCGGATGCCGCTGAACTGCCAGCGGTCGGCGGGATAGAAGAAATTCCGGTAGGTGGCGCGCAGGTGGGCGCGGGGCGTGGCGCAGGAACCGCCCCGCAGCACCATCTGGTTGCACATGAACTTGCCGTTGTATTCGCCGAGCGAGCCGGCGAGCGGTTTGAAGCCGGGATAGGGCGCGTAGGGGCTCTGGGTCCACTCCCAGACATCGCCGAACAGCTGGCTGGGCGCCCCGTTCCGGGGAGGGTCCGCCACCGCCGGGTGATAGCGGCCGGTGTCGCGGCAATTGCCCAGGATCGGCTGCCCGGCCGCGGCGCTTTCCCATTCCGCCTCGCTAGGCAGGCGCCGGCCCCGCCAGCGCGCGTAGGCATCGGCTTCGTAGAAGCTGACGTGACACACCGGCTCGTGCTCGTCCAGCGGGCGCAGCCCGCCCAGGGTCATGTGCCACCAGGCGCCGTCGATCCGCTCCCAATAGAGCGGCGCCTCCCAGCCCCGCTGCCGGGCCGTCGCCCAGCCGTCGGCCAGCCACAGCTCGGGGCGCCGATAGCCGTCCGCCTCGATGAATTCCAAGAACTCGCCGACGGTGGTGAGCCGGGTGGCCAGCCGATAGGGGCGCAGCAGCACCGGGTGGCGCGGCGTTTCGTTATCGTAGGCGAAGCCGTCCCCGCCATGGCCGATGTCGCGGATGCCGCCCGGATAGTCCCGCCACCCGAGGGGCGGAGCGGCACGGCGCTCGGCGGGGGCGAGGGGCCGGTAGACCGGCCGCAGGGGATTCACGGAGAAGTTGTACTTGATGTCGGTAAGCAGCAGTTCCTGGTGCTGCTGCTCGTGGTGCAGCCCCAGCCAGGTGCGCGCCGCCACGCTCTGCCATGCCGACTCGGGCGGGGCCGCCAGGAGCTCCGCCATGGCCCCATCGACATGAGTGCGGTAGCGGTATACCTCTTCCACCGTAGGGCGGGCCAGGAGGCCCCGCTGGGGCCGCGGGAAGGGGGTGCCGGCGGTTTCGTAATAGGAATTGAACAGGTGGCCGTAGGTGGGGTGGAACGGCCGATAGCCCGGCACATAGGGGACCAGGACGAACTGCTCGAAGAACCAGCTGGTGTGGGCCAGGTGCCATTTGGGCGGGCTGACCTCGGGCATGGCCTGGATCACGTAATCCTCCAGGGCGAGGGGCGAGCACAGCAGCACGCTCTCGTCTCGGATGCGGCGATAGATCGCCGCTAGCGCATCGCTGCTCGGCGCGGGTCTAAGAGTTGGACTCGAGCATTCTGTGTGGCGCATGATGATCCCTCTCGGCGGTCCCTGGACCGATTCTAAATGGAAAGGCGCCGCCGAGTAAGCTTGGAGAATGATTGATCGATCGGCGTTGCCACGCCGGGAGTCGGATATGACGAAAGCAATTTGGAACGGTAGGGTGCTGGCGGACAGCGATCGCTGCGAGATCGTCGAGGGCAATTACTACTTCCCGCCCGGCGACGTGCACCGCGAATATCTTCAGGAAAGCCAGACCCATAGCCTGTGTCCCTGGAAAGGCGCGGCGCGCTATTACGATGTGGTGGTGGCCGGGCAACGTAATCCCGATGCCGCCTGGTATTACCCTGATCCTAAGCCGGCGGCGAGCGCGATCAAGGGCTACGTGGCTTTCTGGCGCGGGGTAGAAATCGAGCCCTAAGTAGCCGCCTAACGACGATCCTGGGCCGGGAACTTGCGGAGGGCGAGCAGGGCCGTGCGCTGCCAACCGAGGCGCTGGTAAAACCCCAGCGCGTCGGAATTGTGCCGGTCGGCCAGCAATTGCAACCGGGACAGGCCGCGCTCCACCGCCCACGCTTCCAGGTGCTCCAGCAGGCGCCGGCCGATGCCTCGGCCGCGGTGATCGGCGGCCACCACCAGATCTTCCACCCACCCCACGGGGCCGCCTTCCGCAGTGGATACCACGATCTGGATCGAGCCCATGCCGACCACAGCCCCGTCGTGTTCGGCCACCAACACCCGCGCCCCATCGCTGGTCAAGAGGAGGCCGAGGCCGGCGGCCTGCTTGGCGGGGTCGAAGGCAAAATCGGTCTCTATCCCGAACAGCGCTTCGAGGAGACGGAGCAGCGCGGGAAGGTCGTTGGGTTCGGCTTTTCGGATGAGGATGGTCATGGCGTCCCCCTCAGCGGTAGGGCGCCAGGTAATCGGCGGCCCGGCGAATCCAATGCCCGAGGCCGCTCCCCCGCAGCTTCCGCCCCAGCGCGCTGTCGCCCAACTGCCCGCGCGCCCGTATCAGGCCGGCGCGGAAGGAGCGCCGCATCCGCTCGCCCAGCCCGAAGCGGTCCGGACTATAGGCCAACACGGTCGCCCCGAACAGCTCAGTGACGAACACGGTGGTGGTGCGCGTTGGGTAGGTGTCGAACTTGACCACGCTGTCTAGCGGGCGCCCGAGATCCTTCCGGCAGAAATGGTCCAGGAAGGCTTCGGCGCGACCTGCCGTGGTCAAATAGAGTTTGTTCATACCGATCAGAAACGGGACCAGTGCTTTCCCGACCCGGCCGTTGTCGGTGAAAAAGAACCGGTTGGTGCCTTCTGAAACCCCGGGGAATTCCGGGTTGAAGTAGTCGTCGAGAATCACCACCCCGCCGTCGCCCAGGGATTCCGCGGCGGTGTTCAAGTCGTGCCGCACGATGGAAGCGAGGTGGCCGCCGTCGATGCTGAACAGGCGCAACGGCCTGCCCGTCGCGGCCAAGATTTCCCGGCCACCGATCCGGGTCGAGTCGGTCCCTATCACCTTGAGCCGGGACAGGTCGCCTGCGTGGTGTTTCAGGTTGGCGGTGAAAAGGCCGAAATCGCCCCGCCCCGATTTGTCGATGTTGAGCTCCTGGGCATCGAACAGGTCAACGGCTACCGCCGCTTCGTCGGCGGATGCGAGCAGGTAGAGCAGGATGAACAACTTCCCGTGGTGCACGCCGATCTCGCCGACCGCACCGCTGATGCCGAGCCTTTGCTGGACCTGGTGGATAGCCAGGATCTGAGCCATCGTTTCCGGTCCGAGCCAGCCGCTTACGGCCTTGTAACCGCTGCTGAGGTAACGCTTGAGCAAGCGCGACGAATCCATGGTTGTCTTTCCCCTCCTGGCATCTATCCACCCGATCCCCTGGGCTGGCACGGCGTGCCTGAACCCAGTGGGGGAGTTTACAGTACCTTGCGATCCGGCGCTTGCGCTGCCCCAGGGCAAAATCGGATTACCGGCGTGCCAAAAGCCCGTCGGCCGCCCGCGGCCGGGAGCGGGCGCCGCTCTCAAGGTGGGCCAGCGCACCGTCGATCGCCTGGCGGCGGCTAGACCGATTCTGGCCTCCAAGGTCGAAGGCCCCTGGCGGTGTTTGGCGCCAGGCCAGTGGATCCGGGGACAGACCAACGCCGACAGCGGCCACAGCAACGGGGTAACGAGTAGCGCCCATCGGCTTCAACTGACTGTCACCGCGCAGGGCCTCGACCTTGCGCAGGGGGAGAGCGGGCGGGCGTTGCCGGTTCGGTCAATGAATGTGCAGTTCTCGATGGCCGGCCCTGTCGCTCCGTTGCAGCAGATAGCGGTCCTGGTCCCCGGGCATGGGTTTGCCGTCATGGCCGAGATAGAGCAAGGTGCCTTCATCCTTGATGGCCAACCGGCGCGGCGGGGCGTCTTTATCGTTGGGGGTCAGTAACACAGTGCCGTTAGCCTCGTCCCATTGGTATTTTCCTTTCTCGAAGGATTCCCGATTTTGCGGCTTGGCGGGTTGGATGACCAAGAGATAGTTGTTCTTGGCATTCAAGGACAGGGTCATTTTGAGGCCATCGCAATTTTCTTCGGCGCAAGGCAAATAGCCATAAAACACACCCCGAAATTGCCCCGCCGCCGGGCCGGCATTGGCGTGTGACGAATGATCTAGCGCGCCGTGCTGAAGCATTTCCCGGGCCTTGAGCGCTTTTTCCTGGAGTTCCTTATCGCTTTCTGCCCAACCACTGAACGAGGTCAGCAGCGCGCCGAGAACGATTAATGCCTGCTTGATCATGTTTCTGCGGACTGTCTTCAGAGTGTTTATAGGTTCGAAGGAGGAAGGCATCCATGGGGTAACCATAGCCAAGGGAGTGGGGATGGCTCCCCTGCCGGAATGCATCCGGCACGGAGGTTGTTGCCTTAGCCAGGCTAATTTTATGGCCCCCCTGACCGGGATCGGTAGCGCGGGGGCGGAGGGGTCGCGCCCCCATCCTTGTGAGACTTGCCATCCTCGATTCTTCCGGAAAGCTAGGTAAAACCATCGGGGCGCGGCCTTGGCGACTGCCCCGCCGGAGCGGCGCGGAAATCCTGTCGGTCCAATCGGTCCATGCCCGGCATTGCGCGGGTTGGGTTAGGCCCGTTACGATGGGTAAAGCTAAGTTATATCCCGGCGATGGCGGGCGATTGCCTGGTCCGCGGCTGGCGGGCAAACAATCTCCCAGATCGCCGCACTGGTCGGGTGCAACGAAGGAGCCCCTCATGAGCGCACAAGTCCATTTCGTCACCACGGGCCCTGCGACCTACGCCGACCTGGAAGCGGCGCCGGCCGGCTACACAGCCGAACTGGTCGGCGGCCGGCTGCATGCCCTGCCGCGTCCGAAAGGCAGACACATCTACAGCGCCAGCGTGCTTGGGTTGCGTCTTGGCGGACCTTTCATGGACGGCACCGGCGGCCCCGGCGGCTGGTGGATTCTGGACGAGCCGGAAATCCACTGGGAATTGAATCAGGTCGTGACGGTGCCCGATCTTGCCGGGTGGCGCCGGGACCGCCTCCCGGAGATGCCCGACGATCAGCGCTTTACCGTGATCCCCGATTGGCTCTGCGAAATCCTCTCGCCCGCCACGCAGGACTACGACCGCAACGAGAAACTGCCGCTGTATGCCCGCTATGGGGTGCCCTTCGTGTGGTTGGTCGACCCGGATGCCCGGTGGCTGGAAGCGCTCCAGCGGGAGGGCGGCGCTTATCGACCGGTGGGCCGGTTCGGACCGGGTGAGGCGATCAGCGCCCCGCCCTTCGAGGCGGTGGCGTT is a genomic window of Candidatus Methylocalor cossyra containing:
- the gstA gene encoding glutathione transferase GstA, with protein sequence MKLYYTPGACSLAVHIVLREAGLPFELEKVDLATKKTEHGADFLAVNAKGYVPALGLDDGQVLTEDQVILQYLADRKPEAGLAPPFGTMERYRLMEWLGFIASEVHKGFGPLWNPSTPDATRENALALLGRRFDYLAGRLEAGGPWLLGDRYTVADAYLYTVLRWCDLHKVDLGRWPGLTEYRARVAGRPAVREAVQAEGLPG
- a CDS encoding DUF1840 domain-containing protein — translated: MLVTFESKVGRVTLFGDVAVQLIRMMGRSGTVPSALLAADIPEALAQLRRALEAADTEAPQDEEDDEDARVTLRTRAFPLLRLLEDSAKHRCDVLWDQAGSGPLRF
- the egtD gene encoding L-histidine N(alpha)-methyltransferase, with translation MNARLSFSDREPAPQDFRTEVLRGLTRRHKRLPAKFFYDARGSALFEAICQTPEYYPTRTEVAILREHADEIARAAGPSCVLIEPGGGNLGKVRLLLEALRPEVYLPLDISRQHLLSAARSLATDYPWLRVHAVCMDYSRGFDALDLSRWPEHSRRIVFFPGSTIGNFEPAEAVAFLRQTARLAGPTGGLVIGVDLKKAPDTLHRAYNDAQGLTREFNRNLLHRINAELGADFRTERFHHYAFYHARKGRIEMHLISHGAQTVRLDGQRLSFADGEPIHTENSYKYTVEEFQSLAALAGYRAAACWTDRDLLYSVQYFEVAASPGP
- the egtB gene encoding ergothioneine biosynthesis protein EgtB, with amino-acid sequence MRHTECSSPTLRPAPSSDALAAIYRRIRDESVLLCSPLALEDYVIQAMPEVSPPKWHLAHTSWFFEQFVLVPYVPGYRPFHPTYGHLFNSYYETAGTPFPRPQRGLLARPTVEEVYRYRTHVDGAMAELLAAPPESAWQSVAARTWLGLHHEQQHQELLLTDIKYNFSVNPLRPVYRPLAPAERRAAPPLGWRDYPGGIRDIGHGGDGFAYDNETPRHPVLLRPYRLATRLTTVGEFLEFIEADGYRRPELWLADGWATARQRGWEAPLYWERIDGAWWHMTLGGLRPLDEHEPVCHVSFYEADAYARWRGRRLPSEAEWESAAAGQPILGNCRDTGRYHPAVADPPRNGAPSQLFGDVWEWTQSPYAPYPGFKPLAGSLGEYNGKFMCNQMVLRGGSCATPRAHLRATYRNFFYPADRWQFSGIRLAEDLA
- a CDS encoding DUF427 domain-containing protein; the encoded protein is MTKAIWNGRVLADSDRCEIVEGNYYFPPGDVHREYLQESQTHSLCPWKGAARYYDVVVAGQRNPDAAWYYPDPKPAASAIKGYVAFWRGVEIEP
- a CDS encoding GNAT family N-acetyltransferase; this encodes MTILIRKAEPNDLPALLRLLEALFGIETDFAFDPAKQAAGLGLLLTSDGARVLVAEHDGAVVGMGSIQIVVSTAEGGPVGWVEDLVVAADHRGRGIGRRLLEHLEAWAVERGLSRLQLLADRHNSDALGFYQRLGWQRTALLALRKFPAQDRR
- a CDS encoding class I SAM-dependent methyltransferase, with translation MDSSRLLKRYLSSGYKAVSGWLGPETMAQILAIHQVQQRLGISGAVGEIGVHHGKLFILLYLLASADEAAVAVDLFDAQELNIDKSGRGDFGLFTANLKHHAGDLSRLKVIGTDSTRIGGREILAATGRPLRLFSIDGGHLASIVRHDLNTAAESLGDGGVVILDDYFNPEFPGVSEGTNRFFFTDNGRVGKALVPFLIGMNKLYLTTAGRAEAFLDHFCRKDLGRPLDSVVKFDTYPTRTTTVFVTELFGATVLAYSPDRFGLGERMRRSFRAGLIRARGQLGDSALGRKLRGSGLGHWIRRAADYLAPYR
- a CDS encoding copper resistance protein NlpE, translated to MPSSFEPINTLKTVRRNMIKQALIVLGALLTSFSGWAESDKELQEKALKAREMLQHGALDHSSHANAGPAAGQFRGVFYGYLPCAEENCDGLKMTLSLNAKNNYLLVIQPAKPQNRESFEKGKYQWDEANGTVLLTPNDKDAPPRRLAIKDEGTLLYLGHDGKPMPGDQDRYLLQRSDRAGHRELHIH
- a CDS encoding Uma2 family endonuclease, whose translation is MSAQVHFVTTGPATYADLEAAPAGYTAELVGGRLHALPRPKGRHIYSASVLGLRLGGPFMDGTGGPGGWWILDEPEIHWELNQVVTVPDLAGWRRDRLPEMPDDQRFTVIPDWLCEILSPATQDYDRNEKLPLYARYGVPFVWLVDPDARWLEALQREGGAYRPVGRFGPGEAISAPPFEAVAFPLW